In the Streptomyces sp. BHT-5-2 genome, one interval contains:
- the kdpB gene encoding potassium-transporting ATPase subunit KdpB, whose product MRMPPAPSRVPTLAPDPPAHGAGGVPARGGSGAGGHRGRRRRAPAGLFDPRVLLTALPEALRKLHPRVLATNPVLFVVACGSLLTTLSAVLHPSVFSWVISGWLWLTVLFAQLAEAVAEGRGRAQAASLRRARTDLTARRLRDNWRVGVHLDTAVTEIVPASDLRPFDFVVVVAGEAVPADGEVVEGVASVDESAVTGESAPVLRAAGGDHSGVTGGTTVLSDRIVVRVTSRAGHSFLDRMIALVEGAARQRTPNEIALHILLAALTIVFILVVVTLQPMATYAGAAQETAVLVALLVTLIPTTIGALLSAIGIAGMDRLVQRNVVAMSGRAVEAAGDINTLLLDKTGTITLGHREAVAFVPLPGRDELELADAAALSSLADETPEGRSVVALARAKYGLRPPAEGELAFIRYVAFSARTRMSGVDLRWAGGGPADAPGGGAGGSVRPSGYQGEVVLRKGAAAQVIEWVAQCGGEVPQEARQFSDAISASGGTPLLVAVNDRYGPRVLGVVHLKDVVKEGIRERFTELRRMGIRTVMVTGDNPLTAAAIAREAGVDDYLAEATPEEKLALISREQSGGRLVAMTGDGTNDAPALAQADVGVAMNTGTSAAKEAGNMVDLDSNPTKLIEIVEVGKQLLITRGALTTFSITNDVAKYFAIIPAMFAGVYPGLASLNVMGLHSPTSAITSAIIFNALVIVALIPLALRGVRYRPASAHDLLRRNLAFFGLGGLVAPFVGIKLIDLVISGIPGLG is encoded by the coding sequence ATGCGCATGCCTCCTGCTCCGTCCCGTGTTCCCACTCTCGCGCCGGATCCCCCGGCGCACGGCGCGGGCGGCGTTCCCGCCCGGGGCGGGTCGGGGGCCGGTGGCCACCGGGGACGGCGCCGGCGGGCGCCGGCCGGACTGTTCGATCCGCGGGTGCTGCTGACGGCCCTGCCGGAGGCGTTGCGCAAGCTGCATCCGCGGGTGCTGGCCACCAATCCGGTGCTGTTCGTCGTGGCCTGCGGGTCGCTGCTGACCACGCTGTCCGCGGTGCTGCATCCGTCGGTGTTCAGCTGGGTGATCAGTGGCTGGCTGTGGCTGACGGTGCTGTTCGCGCAGCTCGCGGAGGCCGTCGCGGAGGGCCGTGGCAGGGCGCAGGCGGCGTCGCTGCGCCGGGCCCGGACGGACCTCACGGCCCGGCGGCTGCGGGACAACTGGCGGGTCGGCGTCCATCTCGACACCGCCGTGACGGAGATCGTTCCGGCGTCCGATCTCCGGCCGTTCGACTTCGTGGTCGTGGTGGCCGGTGAGGCCGTCCCGGCGGACGGCGAGGTGGTCGAGGGGGTGGCCAGCGTCGACGAGTCGGCGGTCACCGGGGAGTCGGCGCCGGTGCTCCGGGCGGCCGGCGGTGATCATTCCGGTGTGACGGGAGGGACGACGGTGCTGTCGGACCGGATCGTGGTGCGGGTGACGTCGCGAGCCGGGCATTCGTTCCTGGACCGGATGATCGCGCTGGTCGAGGGGGCGGCCCGGCAGCGGACCCCGAACGAGATCGCGCTGCACATCCTGCTGGCCGCGTTGACCATCGTCTTCATCCTGGTGGTGGTCACGCTGCAGCCGATGGCGACGTATGCGGGGGCGGCCCAGGAGACGGCGGTGCTGGTGGCGCTGCTGGTGACCCTGATCCCGACGACGATCGGGGCGCTGCTGTCGGCGATCGGCATCGCCGGGATGGACCGCCTGGTGCAGCGCAACGTGGTGGCGATGTCGGGTCGCGCGGTGGAGGCCGCCGGGGACATCAACACGCTGCTGCTGGACAAGACCGGGACCATTACGCTCGGTCACCGGGAGGCGGTGGCGTTCGTTCCGCTGCCGGGGCGGGACGAGCTGGAGCTGGCGGACGCGGCCGCGCTGTCGTCGTTGGCGGACGAGACGCCGGAGGGGCGTTCGGTGGTGGCGCTGGCCCGGGCGAAGTACGGGCTGCGGCCGCCGGCCGAGGGCGAGCTGGCGTTCATCCGGTATGTGGCGTTCAGTGCGCGGACCCGGATGAGCGGGGTGGATCTGCGGTGGGCCGGCGGCGGGCCGGCGGACGCGCCCGGGGGCGGTGCGGGCGGATCGGTCCGGCCGTCGGGGTATCAGGGGGAGGTGGTGCTCCGGAAGGGGGCGGCCGCGCAGGTCATCGAGTGGGTGGCGCAGTGCGGCGGTGAAGTGCCGCAGGAGGCACGGCAGTTCAGCGATGCGATCAGCGCGTCCGGGGGGACGCCCCTGCTGGTGGCGGTGAACGACCGGTACGGCCCTCGGGTGTTGGGGGTGGTGCATCTGAAGGACGTGGTGAAGGAGGGCATCCGGGAGCGGTTCACCGAGCTGCGCCGGATGGGCATCCGGACGGTGATGGTCACCGGCGACAATCCACTGACGGCGGCGGCGATCGCGCGGGAGGCGGGGGTGGACGACTATCTTGCGGAGGCCACTCCGGAGGAGAAGCTGGCGTTGATCTCCCGGGAGCAGTCGGGCGGCCGGCTGGTGGCGATGACCGGTGACGGGACGAACGACGCGCCGGCGCTGGCGCAGGCGGACGTCGGGGTGGCGATGAACACCGGCACCTCAGCCGCCAAGGAGGCCGGGAACATGGTCGACCTGGACTCCAACCCGACCAAGTTGATCGAGATCGTGGAGGTCGGCAAACAACTGCTCATCACCCGGGGCGCGTTGACCACCTTCTCGATCACCAATGACGTGGCGAAGTACTTCGCGATCATTCCGGCGATGTTCGCGGGGGTGTATCCGGGGTTGGCGAGCCTGAACGTGATGGGGCTGCACAGTCCGACGTCGGCGATCACCTCGGCCATCATCTTCAATGCGCTGGTGATCGTGGCGCTGATTCCGTTGGCGCTGCGCGGGGTTCGCTATCGGCCGGCCTCCGCGCACGACCTGTTGCGCCGCAACCTGGCGTTCTTCGGGCTGGGCGGTCTGGTGGCGCCGTTCGTCGGCATCAAGCTGATCGATCTGGTGATCTCGGGGATTCCCGGGCTGGGGTGA
- a CDS encoding amino acid transporter: MAASVPAGAASRVTARHRLRAWMLQGLADMAKHPRPATPSAHHGQRWWRVMCLTGVDYFSTLGYQPGIAALAAGLLSPVATLVLVAVTLAGALPVYRRVATESPHGQGSIAMLERLLSFWKGKLFVLTLLGFAATDFLITITLSAADAATHLVENPHVHSVLQGRQVVVTLILVALLGAVFLKGFLEAVGVAVVLVGIYLVLNAVVAVAGVWHVVTAEHVVTDWTRALTVQHGSIPAMIAVALVVFPKLALGLSGFETGVAVMPHIEGDPDDTEERPTGRIRGAKKLLTTAAVIMSVFLIITSFVTTLLIPAAAFKPGGAANGRALAYLAHIYLGSAFGTVYDVSTIAILWFAGASAMAGLLNLMPQYLPRYGMAPTWARAVRPMVLVFTGIAFLVTWLFDADVDAQGGAYATGVLVLISSAAIAVTIAARRAGQRGWTIGFAVISVVFLYTTITNIIERPDGVKIGACFIAGIILLSFTSRLARAFELRVTDVVLDDTAARFVRDVAQRRIRFIANEPDQRDLAEYRDKAQQIRADNDIPPEDDLVFVEVTIGDPSEFEGALHVHGYVMHDRYRVLCLESSTVSNALAALLLHVRDTTGQRPHIYFEWTEGNPFAHFLRFFLFGQGEVAPVTREVLREAEPDRSRRPRVHVG; the protein is encoded by the coding sequence ATGGCCGCCTCCGTCCCTGCCGGTGCCGCTTCCCGGGTCACGGCGCGGCACCGCCTGCGCGCCTGGATGCTGCAAGGACTGGCCGACATGGCCAAGCACCCGCGCCCCGCTACGCCTTCCGCCCACCACGGCCAGCGCTGGTGGCGGGTGATGTGCCTGACCGGCGTCGACTACTTCTCCACCCTCGGCTACCAGCCCGGCATCGCCGCGCTGGCCGCCGGCCTGCTCTCACCCGTCGCCACCCTCGTCCTCGTGGCCGTCACCCTCGCCGGCGCGCTCCCCGTGTACCGCCGCGTCGCCACCGAGAGCCCGCACGGCCAGGGTTCCATCGCCATGCTGGAACGGCTGCTGTCCTTCTGGAAGGGCAAGCTGTTCGTCCTCACCCTGCTCGGCTTCGCGGCCACCGACTTCCTCATCACCATCACCCTGTCGGCCGCCGACGCCGCCACCCACCTCGTCGAGAACCCGCACGTCCACAGCGTGCTCCAAGGCCGCCAGGTGGTCGTCACGCTGATCCTGGTAGCGCTGCTCGGCGCGGTCTTCCTCAAGGGGTTCCTGGAAGCCGTCGGCGTGGCGGTGGTGCTCGTGGGCATCTACCTCGTGCTCAACGCCGTCGTCGCGGTCGCCGGTGTCTGGCACGTGGTCACCGCCGAACACGTCGTCACCGACTGGACCCGGGCACTGACCGTCCAGCACGGCAGTATCCCGGCCATGATCGCGGTGGCGCTCGTGGTCTTCCCCAAACTCGCCCTCGGCCTGTCCGGATTCGAAACCGGTGTCGCGGTGATGCCGCACATCGAGGGCGATCCCGACGACACCGAAGAACGCCCCACCGGCCGGATCCGCGGTGCCAAGAAGCTGCTCACCACCGCCGCCGTCATCATGAGCGTCTTCCTCATCATCACCAGCTTCGTCACCACCCTCCTCATCCCCGCCGCCGCCTTCAAACCCGGCGGCGCCGCCAACGGCCGCGCCCTGGCCTACCTCGCCCACATCTACCTCGGCTCCGCCTTCGGCACCGTCTACGACGTCTCCACCATCGCCATCCTCTGGTTCGCCGGTGCCTCCGCCATGGCCGGGCTGCTCAACCTGATGCCGCAGTACCTCCCGCGCTACGGCATGGCGCCGACCTGGGCCCGCGCGGTCCGCCCGATGGTCCTGGTCTTCACCGGCATCGCCTTCCTGGTCACCTGGCTCTTCGACGCCGATGTCGACGCCCAGGGCGGCGCCTACGCCACCGGCGTCCTCGTCCTGATCAGCTCCGCCGCCATCGCCGTGACCATCGCCGCCCGCCGCGCCGGGCAACGCGGCTGGACCATCGGATTCGCGGTGATCTCCGTGGTGTTCCTCTACACCACCATCACCAACATCATCGAGCGGCCCGACGGCGTGAAGATCGGTGCCTGCTTCATCGCCGGCATCATCCTGCTCTCCTTCACCTCACGACTCGCCCGCGCCTTCGAACTCCGCGTCACCGACGTCGTCCTCGACGACACCGCCGCCCGCTTCGTCCGCGACGTCGCGCAACGCCGCATCCGCTTCATCGCCAACGAGCCCGACCAGCGCGACCTCGCCGAATACCGCGACAAGGCCCAGCAGATCCGCGCCGACAACGACATCCCGCCGGAGGACGACCTCGTGTTCGTCGAGGTCACCATCGGCGACCCCTCCGAATTCGAAGGCGCCCTGCACGTCCACGGTTATGTCATGCACGACCGCTATCGCGTGCTCTGCCTGGAGAGTTCCACCGTCTCCAACGCCCTGGCCGCGCTGCTCCTGCACGTCCGCGACACCACCGGGCAGCGTCCGCACATCTATTTCGAATGGACCGAGGGAAATCCCTTCGCGCACTTCCTCCGCTTCTTCCTCTTCGGCCAGGGCGAGGTCGCCCCCGTCACCCGGGAGGTCCTGCGCGAGGCGGAGCCGGACCGCAGCCGACGCCCCCGGGTCCACGTCGGCTGA
- a CDS encoding serine protease, whose protein sequence is MARSWLRRGAATAAVCGAVLAAVPPATAVTGRAAPETRIVGGRNADVREVPWQVSLRTDGEHVCGGAIVRAGAVVTAAHCTAGMPPGSLSVRAGSSARGSGGQVVRVARVLRHPRFDPATIDYDVAVLVLASPLAFKDGVRAVPLVAAGREPAAGTPATVTGWGATRDGGGLPERLRRVDVPKLSDAYCKGAYGPSSITPRMTCYGYEQGRKDACQGDSGGPLVVDGYLAGIASWGTGCASPGHPGVYTKVSDPAIHAYIARP, encoded by the coding sequence ATGGCACGGTCATGGCTGCGGCGAGGGGCGGCGACGGCCGCGGTGTGCGGTGCGGTGCTGGCCGCGGTCCCGCCGGCGACGGCGGTGACGGGTCGGGCGGCCCCGGAGACCCGGATCGTCGGCGGCCGGAACGCGGACGTGCGGGAGGTGCCGTGGCAGGTGTCGTTGCGCACCGACGGCGAGCACGTCTGCGGGGGTGCGATCGTCCGCGCCGGTGCGGTGGTGACCGCGGCGCACTGCACCGCGGGGATGCCGCCGGGCTCGCTGAGCGTCCGGGCGGGCAGCAGTGCCCGCGGGTCGGGCGGGCAGGTCGTCCGGGTGGCGCGGGTGCTCCGTCACCCGAGGTTCGACCCGGCCACCATCGACTACGACGTGGCGGTGCTGGTGCTGGCGTCCCCGTTGGCCTTCAAGGACGGGGTGCGGGCGGTCCCGTTGGTGGCGGCGGGGCGGGAGCCGGCGGCGGGCACGCCGGCGACGGTCACCGGCTGGGGGGCGACGCGGGACGGCGGTGGGCTGCCGGAGCGGCTGCGGCGGGTCGATGTGCCCAAGCTCAGCGACGCCTACTGCAAGGGCGCGTACGGTCCCTCCTCGATCACCCCCCGGATGACGTGCTACGGCTACGAGCAGGGCCGCAAGGACGCCTGCCAGGGAGACAGCGGCGGGCCGCTGGTCGTGGACGGGTATCTGGCGGGCATCGCCTCGTGGGGGACGGGGTGCGCCTCGCCGGGACATCCGGGGGTCTACACCAAGGTCAGCGATCCGGCGATCCACGCGTACATCGCACGGCCGTAG
- a CDS encoding class I SAM-dependent methyltransferase, whose product MFAPEGPTFRELAVQALSSVERGYDLLAPKFDRTPFRTPAVVLEPVARQLRGLGPFGSGLDLCCGTGAGTDVLRQVCRERVTGVDISAGMLAVARDRAQGAGQDGAGPRPEWVRADARALPFGPDFDVVVSFGAFGHFLPRERPGLFGQVRSVLRPGGRFVFPVVAPARPGSPLYWALLGFDAAMRVRNALWWPSFVMYYRGFRLSEVSAELERAGFAVELRALPELGRRADGSPGVRLVVATRVGA is encoded by the coding sequence ATGTTCGCGCCCGAGGGTCCCACGTTTCGTGAGCTCGCCGTCCAGGCGTTGTCGTCCGTCGAGCGGGGCTACGACCTGCTCGCCCCGAAGTTCGACCGCACGCCGTTCCGGACACCGGCGGTGGTGCTGGAGCCGGTGGCCCGGCAGTTGCGGGGGCTCGGCCCGTTCGGCAGCGGCCTGGATCTGTGCTGCGGTACGGGCGCCGGGACGGATGTGCTGCGGCAGGTGTGCCGGGAGCGGGTGACGGGGGTCGACATCAGTGCCGGGATGCTCGCGGTGGCGCGGGACCGCGCGCAGGGGGCGGGGCAGGACGGGGCCGGGCCGCGGCCGGAGTGGGTGCGGGCGGATGCGCGGGCGCTGCCGTTCGGGCCGGACTTCGATGTGGTGGTGAGCTTCGGGGCGTTCGGGCATTTCCTGCCGCGGGAGCGGCCGGGGCTGTTCGGGCAGGTGCGGTCCGTGCTGCGGCCCGGTGGACGGTTCGTGTTCCCGGTGGTGGCGCCCGCCCGGCCGGGGTCGCCCCTGTACTGGGCGCTGCTGGGGTTCGATGCGGCGATGCGGGTCCGCAATGCGCTGTGGTGGCCGTCGTTCGTGATGTATTACCGGGGCTTCCGGTTGTCGGAGGTGTCGGCGGAGCTGGAGCGGGCCGGGTTCGCGGTGGAGCTGCGGGCGCTGCCCGAGTTGGGGCGGCGGGCGGACGGCAGCCCTGGGGTCCGGCTGGTGGTGGCGACGCGGGTGGGCGCGTAG
- a CDS encoding mycothiol transferase, producing the protein MSASTALLVDAFGRIREVVEEVVDGLDPKELATRPDGRANSVAWLVWHLTRVQDDHVAGAAGTEQVWRAGEWYEAFGLPFAEEDTGYGHSRKDVARVRGVRAELLTGYHAAVHESTVRYVSALAVKDLDRVVDRNWSPPVTLGVRLVSVISDDLQHAGQAAYVRGLLGR; encoded by the coding sequence ATGTCCGCCAGCACCGCTCTGCTCGTCGATGCCTTCGGCCGGATCCGCGAGGTCGTCGAAGAGGTGGTGGACGGCCTCGACCCGAAGGAATTGGCCACCCGCCCCGACGGGCGCGCCAACTCCGTCGCCTGGCTCGTCTGGCACCTCACCCGGGTCCAGGACGACCATGTGGCCGGGGCGGCCGGAACCGAGCAGGTCTGGCGCGCGGGCGAGTGGTACGAGGCGTTCGGGCTGCCGTTCGCCGAGGAGGACACCGGCTACGGGCACTCCCGCAAGGACGTGGCGCGGGTGCGGGGCGTGCGCGCCGAGCTGCTGACGGGCTATCACGCGGCGGTGCACGAGAGCACGGTGCGGTATGTCTCCGCGCTGGCCGTGAAGGACCTCGACCGGGTCGTCGACCGGAACTGGTCGCCGCCGGTCACCCTGGGCGTCCGCCTGGTCAGCGTGATCTCGGACGATCTCCAGCACGCGGGCCAGGCGGCTTACGTACGGGGGCTGTTGGGCAGGTGA
- a CDS encoding metallophosphoesterase family protein yields MRLLLISDTHVPQRARALPPQLLDAVPHADVVVHAGDWTDTATLDLLQARARRLIAVYGNNDGPELRARLPEVARAELDGLRLGVVHETGPAQGRERRCADRFPDLDVLVFGHSHIPWDSTTGTGLRLLNPGSPTDRRRQPTCTYLTAEITGGRLADVVLHPLPRRR; encoded by the coding sequence CTGCGCCTCCTGCTCATCTCCGACACCCACGTCCCGCAGCGCGCCAGGGCCCTGCCGCCGCAACTCCTCGACGCCGTACCGCACGCCGACGTCGTCGTGCACGCCGGCGACTGGACCGACACCGCCACCCTCGACCTGCTGCAGGCCCGCGCCCGCCGGCTGATCGCGGTGTACGGCAACAACGACGGCCCGGAACTCCGCGCCCGGTTGCCGGAGGTGGCCCGAGCGGAGCTGGACGGGCTACGGCTCGGTGTGGTCCACGAGACCGGCCCGGCACAGGGCCGGGAACGCCGCTGCGCCGATCGCTTCCCCGACCTCGACGTGCTGGTCTTCGGCCACAGTCACATCCCCTGGGACAGCACGACCGGGACCGGCCTGCGCCTGCTCAACCCGGGCTCCCCGACCGACCGCCGACGGCAGCCCACCTGCACCTACCTGACCGCGGAGATCACCGGCGGCCGGCTCGCCGACGTCGTGCTGCACCCTCTGCCCCGTCGACGCTGA
- a CDS encoding SDR family oxidoreductase yields the protein MATGSNPIPATADRTPHTEPAATDGRPLAGSVALVTGASSGIGAATALALAGEGCSLALVARRADRLDELARTIGEQRGTPAVALPADLGDGAQARRAVQRAVAHFGRLDVLVNNAGYGARGAVEDSDPEDWDRMVDLNLKGVLHLSHAALPHLLRAADSGPRGVADLVTVSSVAGRVPRRDNSVYSATKHAVCSFSEALRQEVTGRGVRVGLVEPGMTTTEMTLGSQAASAHGLPRDSWLHAEDVARAITFMVTQPARVAVNEIMVRPTAQEH from the coding sequence ATGGCCACGGGCAGCAACCCCATCCCCGCGACCGCCGACCGCACCCCGCACACGGAGCCCGCCGCGACCGACGGCCGCCCGCTGGCCGGCAGCGTCGCGCTGGTGACCGGCGCCTCCAGCGGCATCGGCGCCGCCACCGCACTGGCCCTGGCCGGGGAGGGCTGCTCCCTCGCCCTGGTCGCCCGGCGCGCCGACCGCCTGGACGAACTGGCGCGCACCATCGGCGAACAGCGCGGCACCCCGGCCGTCGCCCTGCCCGCCGACCTCGGCGACGGGGCACAGGCGCGGCGGGCCGTCCAGCGGGCCGTCGCGCACTTCGGCCGCCTGGACGTGCTGGTCAACAACGCCGGGTACGGTGCCCGCGGCGCGGTCGAGGACAGCGACCCAGAGGACTGGGACCGGATGGTCGACCTCAACCTCAAGGGCGTCCTGCACCTCTCGCACGCCGCGCTCCCGCACCTGCTGCGCGCCGCGGACTCCGGCCCGCGCGGCGTCGCCGACCTGGTGACCGTCAGCTCGGTCGCCGGCCGGGTGCCGCGCAGGGACAACAGCGTCTACTCCGCCACCAAGCACGCGGTGTGCTCCTTCAGCGAGGCGCTGCGCCAGGAGGTGACCGGCCGCGGGGTCCGCGTCGGCCTGGTCGAACCGGGCATGACCACCACGGAGATGACCCTCGGCAGCCAGGCCGCATCGGCCCACGGACTGCCCCGGGACTCCTGGCTGCACGCCGAGGACGTCGCCCGCGCCATCACGTTCATGGTCACCCAGCCCGCCCGGGTGGCCGTCAACGAGATCATGGTCCGCCCCACCGCCCAGGAGCACTGA